In the Enterobacter cloacae subsp. cloacae ATCC 13047 genome, CATCTGCGTCCGATGAGCAGAGTCGCGGTATTGAACAGGTGAGCCTGGCCGTTTCGCAGATGGACAGCGTCACCCAGCAAAACGCCGCGCTGGTGCAGCAGTCCGCCACGGCGGCAGCGGCGCTGGAAGATCAGTCCGAACAGCTGCGCCAGGCGGTGGCGGCATTTCGTCTGAACGGTAAACAACAGGCCACCGCGCCCCGTACAACGCATGTGAAAACACCACAGCTGTTGCGCCCGGCCACGGCAGGCACCGCCACCGACAGCAACTGGGAAACCTTCTGAGTTCAGCGCGGGCGAGCACCTCGCCCGCGCTAATCCCGTTAACGGCTGCGCTTGGCGTGCCGTTCCCAGTTCTCCTGTTTCGCGTCGTTGGATTTTCGCAGTGAAACATAACAGGCCCCGCTGCCGCCGTGATGCGGCAGCGCCACGCAGAAGGCCTGCACTTCCTCAAACTCTGTTAACCAGCGCGCCAGATAGCTACGTATCACGTTAGGATGAGCATTCTGTTCGCGCCCTTTTCCATGAATGATAATCAGATTGCGTAATCCGTCGCGTCCGGCCTGACGAATAAAGGCGTACAGCATCTGGCGGCAACGCTCGGCGGGCTGACGTAACAGGTTCAGGCTGGCCTCGCGGGAGTATTTCCCCGAGCGCAGTTTATCCATTACGCCCTGTTGTATCCCTTCACGCTGAAATGCCAGCGGCTCATCCAGGGGCAGAAGTTCCAGAAAGCCCAGGGTGAGGAAGTTATCCAGCTGCTCGGTATCAATCTCCTGGCGCGCCCGCGTGTTGCGGCTCGGCTGCCAGTGAATATCTGCGCAGCGCTTCAGGGGCTGGACATCCTCCATGGCGTCAAGAAACAGTGATTTGTCGTCAGGGTTCATGGAAATCCTCCGGCTACATCTGAGCCTGTACTATACCTTCGCGGGGGGTGTGCCTCAACAGCCGTTCCCCCGGGTAGGGTGGCGCTGAAAGCAAGCTGATGAATATCAATCGACAGCCGGGGAAAAATTAAACATTACTTAACTCAAACTTCAGCGTAAATAAAACACGAAATTTGGCTTAAACATCCATAAAATCAAACACTCAACCGCCTTTCATTTTGAGAGAAAGCTGTTATAACTTAATTAACCTGCCTCATGGATATAACATCCAGGATATGCGAAGGGATGCACTGCTGTGTGTACTGAAGGGTCTGTCTGATGTCGGACAGGCCCTGTTTTTTATGGATGATGTTTCACGCAGAGACGATTGCCCGCG is a window encoding:
- the smrA gene encoding DNA endonuclease SmrA, with the protein product MNPDDKSLFLDAMEDVQPLKRCADIHWQPSRNTRARQEIDTEQLDNFLTLGFLELLPLDEPLAFQREGIQQGVMDKLRSGKYSREASLNLLRQPAERCRQMLYAFIRQAGRDGLRNLIIIHGKGREQNAHPNVIRSYLARWLTEFEEVQAFCVALPHHGGSGACYVSLRKSNDAKQENWERHAKRSR